ggaatttcgtgatcaacaaggggatgggcttatgatcgattcgattgtccgattagtaacgttactctgtcagttcgttggtaggaaatttccaagtgtagacctagcttcaaggagcaacccgagacttctaggaaagcgtacctttgaggtaagggaacttcggcctcggcctagacaaattgtttgtgattgtgattgttagcaagcatgatgttaggactattgatgatgtatgtactagatatgctatatgataatgatgcaataaatgctagctagtgttattatgaacatgcctatatgcctagggtgttagctatatttattgctatgcatgcaagttattatgcgatgatatgttgttcataagagatgaacgtgatgggcttagggcctagtgatgatgactgacttgcatggcatgcatttgtgggccaagtgacctggactgggcttggttggccacggctggtgacctggactgggctagtcagtggtgacgttcaggggatggacctgaacaaaggacgaacgtgaaatggcagtgcgttggagaggtccaaccccgatcatcaaactgttgggcagcggtgtgttggaggtgtccaaccccgatcgtggagtcgtgttcgtcctgcctttccatgagggattgggttatggatatccaaagcgtctgcatgcatgtgcacgagcattgactaacaataaactatgagatagttccctatacttgtgaaacttagaattatgagatagttccctatacttgtgaaccttagaacttaatatagttcccatatttgtgaatgttagcttagtgaagaacttgtgattgatagggtagtataccctacttatgatgtgtgtgtgttagaatttgacccttgcttgtttgcttgtttgttgtttggggcgcttaacgcctagacaccAAGCATGtgtgtgatcagtcgagatacgaccctatatctgcttgatgtggacgacgGCAAGGTTCGAGACATCGACTGCGCgactgatggttcagctatgggattggcAAGAGCAGAGGATGCGAGGCGATATGATTCGAGCgctggaggaggccttggagggcacGCAACCAAGTGGCTCAAGGGAAGGCAACCGACTTCAAGgctggaggaggccttggagggTACGCgacctatgagtcgggtattgagtgtgataattgagtctgtacttgggggtgagctgagtttgtttatagggttcgaacctaacctagagaccttcttgttgtgttggctcgggggcggtcggacactagtttaatcattatgttgtaatttgaaagaatcattgtacgcttccaaagcttttattaataacatgaattattcagtctacttactacattttatttgtaagcaatgtttcgaaaaggtttttatttcagttaaaatttacacacgtttttggaaaaaggttactaaagtgaccctcgagaaatcggggcgttacagtggCCAAGTACtagacgtagcccaatcgtttagagtgaaccagtataaatcctCGTGTGCCGATCGTTCTGCTTTACTTGCTTatatttccgctgcactaaacggttTATGGAAAGTCatactaaatatatttttaagaactaatattcttttcacaaACCAACgtttaaaaataaactttttaaggacacaattcaaacccccctttcttgtgtgatTTATTTGCATCTCACATATGAGCTTGGCTATCCGGTGACTATCCCTCTCACATATTCCTTTTATATGTCGAGGCATACCAGGAGATTCAGACCGCCCGTTCCTGATCCACCGCCACAGCCTCAGCCGGAGGTGGATCCAGCCCCTCAGACCAGCGTAGCTCCAGATCCGCATGTTGGAGTGGATCTCGTACCCCAGGAGGAGCCATTTCAAGCAGTGCCAATACGAGTTAGGAGTCCACAGAAGCTTTTCACAGCCGGTCAGGTGTTCTGAGAATTCGTAGGTTCTCCACCCCGGGGGATTGCACCGTGCCTCAGGACTACAACTAGGAAGAGGGTGCGATCGCCAAGTTTTTCCAGAGATGCCCGGATCTATAGACAGCAGTTCGTGATGCCAGATGGTTTGGGAGAGAGGGTACCGGTGCCAGTAAAGGCGGAGGGAAACAGTGGAGACATGGAGGTGGATCCTGAGGAGAAGGAGATTGGGGGATGAAGCAGACGGTCCGACGAAAGTTCTTTATCAGTTTCTTAATTAATTGAGTTTTTAGTTGATGATGCCTTGTTGGGGATGCATATACCCTGGCTTGAACACTCTGTTAATTTCTTTCATTTGAACTCTGTAGTGGCCTAGGCCACGCATGTCATGTGTGTGATGCTTTTATTCGTTGCTAACTTGATTATCTTAGGTATACGATCATATATCTGAAAAGTTAGAGGGGAACTCTTAAACTGGAAACAGTCTTAGTGGTCTCTGAATCGGTGCACGGTTAGAAAGGATTAaggataacaaaaaaaaaacgtcGACGGAGACGTCACTTGTGAAAGAGGGACGACGCCacatgggtacctaaggatcaGATTGtgtatgttgcagatatccttaaCAGCTCCACTggaacaccaatcatggtatctggacagtggatgctcgcaacacatgacgggagaaaggcgtatgttccaacaGCTAAAACTTAAGCGTGGAGGCGTAGTTGGCTTTGGAGGCAACCAGAAAGGAAAGATCATTGGTTTTGGAACAATTGGTACTGGTAACAGCACTTCTATTAATAATGTGTTTTTGTTTGATGGTTTGATTCATAATTTATTGTCGACAAGcaaattagctgacaagggttatgacatcatttttaatcaaaagtcctgtagAGCTATTAGTCAGAAAGATGACCcagttctgtttaacagcaagaggcggaacaacatctataagatcataTTATCTGAGCTGGAAACTCAGAATgtaaagtgtcttctttctATTAGCGAAGAGCAATGGGTGTGGCATAAACGGTTAGGGCATGTGAGCATGTGTTGggaaatccgcaagtgtacgaatccacccggttttaattatcgaaccacaaggattgtgaATGACTAAATTCGGTTTAAGCCTTGAGTtcaaaggtttgttttattgaaatagagatatgtcgaagtagtaataaggaaaaaggaaaatataaagacaaattcagaaaataacatgctttgggttcttgttcaactagtcaattcaagcacatcattctaagcacatgaactcatgagtCTCtccatgatgttatagcctaagcaactacctatcaatgtctcgcatagataattctttcaaaccaaaagataagcccaattccttgtgtacttaaacatttgtttgaaccataaagattataaagttcaggccaacaaatcCCAACCCtacctctattcctagtagccaagatagaaggggtaatcccaaatcggttccctaatctataacaaacttccgttctgattatagaaaagcataaagcaagcatgcaaacaagcttagattgaaattcagaaaatagGATTccagggaagaagaagaacatgtgggaaagaacttaagattataactcaaatataaaaagtcttacaaagaaaaccaaagcagtagaagagagattagccaagcatgggctaagaacctgaattacaagcttggaagccttttCTCACTCTTctagatgttcctctccttctaaacttatgtaaaaatggaatgggtatgaaaaattacaaaagaaaaccactaaaatcctatttataggcaaaagggGCGAGTTTTCTGCCACCaaggcgctcaagcgccagaccAGGGTGCTCAAGCGCCAGCATCTGATGCTGGCAGAAAACACCTATTGTTTAGCTGGCGTTCATGCGCCAGACAGAGGCGCCTGAGCGCCCTTGCTCGCATAAAAACCCCTTGAACTTCATTTTTACTCCACTTTATGGCCTCCTTCAAgtctccaagcctctagaccttccctcttcaactgttacaacctgaaaacttgatgacaaagcttgaggaaaatatcaagaaacttaaaggtcagttttgaacaaaggctccaaaacaagtggaaattgcctaagactcctaaactctaataaaatgcaaaaataaagttaaaacacaaagaaaggtaaaaatgaatgagaatgcatgaaacactacataagacacaagaaaaagactcaaaacctacaaagaatTGACCCAAAAAACAagactaaatccgggtcatcagcATGAGAAATATTTCTCAGCTTAacaagcttgaccttgtcaggggcttgccaaatctgaagtattcttcagatgctctttgtgaagcatgtcagaagggCAAGTTTACAAAAAGACCCTTTAAGgctaagaatgttgtttccacctcaaggtcgttagaacttctgcatattgacctCTTTGGGTCAGTGAAACTATGTCTTTAGGTGACAAGAAATATGGGTTGCAAAATTGttcgtgtcagaagtgatcatggtggagaatttgagaataaAGATTTTGAGAATCTTTTTTATGAGAATGGTatatcacatgatttctcttcgcctagaactcctcagcagaatggaGTTGTGGAAAGGAAGAATCAGACCCtacaagagatggctagaactgTGAGACCCTAAATTTTGAttatagaattaaataaataaattcctattcacgattaggtttcgatgtatcgtggaGGAAACCTGAGCGAGTGTTCACTTATTTTAATGACTTAATAAAGgagaaatgactaagaatagtactatagtcgttataggttatagcacgagtcttattcacttccgccttaggacgaaagcgttagtaaagggctaatatgctcttaaagcactgtagaagcggaattcaaaaatcttcagaggaatataagaatttcttaTTCCTTTCGATGACAAATGTTTCGACAcaaaaccctggactgtacacacgatcgatttcaattctcggaagtttgctgaAACAAAGATTTTGACGACTCAAGAAACTTAAAATGAACCATAGATGAAtattttttctattcagagcttctaacgaagattcaaCACCTGTTGACTTATTTCCTTCGacgtttccaacctttcttcagaaggaagttttctcatccgacatcaactgcaaaaagtagtttttcgggttaaatcgattaataCCGTTAATGGATCGTTttctttaattccaagaaacctggttcgagttctggaattccgtcGCCAGATTCTCacttataattcacagaggcATGTAcaggaaaaatcgaaatcgcgaaattttcattttcccgcgttttccatttcttATAAATAGAGCAAAAACTCAAAATTCTCATCACCATTGCCATCCAAACCCGCGAGCTACAAGGGGGAGAGGGTGAAGAAGATTTTAgtcgtttcttgaccgatcgtcgcaCTGTCAGTTACTATACGTAGGCATCGAGGTATGGATACTACTTCTATTCTCTGATCGTCAATCCTGTCGCTTTTCTACATGTCTTcgtgtgctcaaagttttgagctttttgtaaatatGACCAAATAACTCGATTCTTCTTTCTAAACTTCATCCCTACCATTTATACATCACAAATACTCTGCCGATGTCtgtctgtaagacctggatttgcagaacaagttaatctccgactcacgcgtagaatcagtgtaagcgtgacaggagt
This portion of the Lotus japonicus ecotype B-129 chromosome 3, LjGifu_v1.2 genome encodes:
- the LOC130749287 gene encoding uncharacterized protein LOC130749287 → MFDLMKEMILDLQGFWGEFRDQQGDGLMIDSIVRLVTLLCQFVGRKFPSVDLASRSNPRLLGKRTFETPSMCVISRDTTLYLLDVDDGKVRDIDCATDGSAMGLARAEDARRYDSSAGGGLGGHATKWLKGRQPTSRLEEALEGTRPMSRVLSVIIESVLGGELSLFIGFEPNLETFLLCWLGGGRTLV